A window of Parafrankia discariae genomic DNA:
ACGGGGTGCTGGCGGGCAAGAAGGTCACCGTCGTCACCGCGCAGGGCGGCTCCTACGCCCCCGGTGCCCCCAAGGAGGGCTGGGACCACCAGGTCCCCTACCTGCGCCACGCCTTCGAGGTGCTGGGCGCCGACAACATCGAGTTCATCACCGTCGTGATGACGCTGTCGAAGGTGAACCCGGCACTCGCCGCGTTCACCGACGTGTTCGAGGCCTCCCAGCAGGCCGCGGAGCAGGCGGCCCGCGACCGCGCCGCCGTCTGAGCGCCGCCCGGCCCGGGACCCGCGACGGGTCCCGGGCCGGCGAGGACCGTCAGAGGGTGAGCGTCGAGGACGCGGGTAGGTCCAGCGGCGAGGGCTCGACTCCGGCCTCGACCCGCAGCGACCCGAGCGCCGCGACCATGGCGCCGTTGTCGGTGCACAGCCCGGGTCGGGGTATCCGCAGCGTGAGGCCCGCCGCCTCGCAGCGCAGCGCCGCGAGCGCGCGCAGCCGGCTGTTGGCCGCGACGCCGCCTCCGACCACCAGGGTGTCCACGCCGTGCGCGCGGCAGGCCGCGACCGCCTTCGCGGTGAGCACGTCCGCCACCGCCTCCTGGAACGACGCCGCCACATCCGCGACCGGGACCGGCTCGCCGGCCCGCCGCCGGGCCTCCACCCAGCGGGCGACCGCGGTCTTGAGGCCCGAGAAGGAGAAGTCGAACGTGCCATCCCCCGCCTTGGCGCGTGGGAACGGGATGTCCGGGCTGCCCTCCCGGGCCGCCGCGTCGATCGGCGGGCCGCCCGGGAACGGCATCCCGAGCAGCCGGGCGACCTTGTCGTAGGCCTCCCCCGCGGCGTCGTCCACCGTGGCCCCCAGCGACTCCACCGGCTCGGCGGCGAGGTCGGGGACCAGCAGCAGCGAGCTGTGCCCGCCGGAGACCAGCAGCGCCACCGCCGGACGCGGCAGCGGGCCGTGCTCGAGCGTGTCGACGGCGACATGCGCGGCGAGATGGTGCACCCCGTGCAGCGGGACGCCCAGCGCCAGCGCGTAGGCCTTCGCCGCGGCGACCCCGACCAGCAGGGCGCCGGCCAGCCCCGGGCCGGACGTCACCGCGACGGCGTCGACGTCGCGGGGACGCAGGCCGGCACGGCGCAGCGCCAGCTCGATCGTCGGGACCATCGCCTCCAGATGCGCCCGCGCGGCGATCTCGGGCACCACACCGCCGTACCGGGCGTGCTCGTCGACGGAGGAGGCGAGCGCGTCGGCGAGCAGCTCGCCACCGCGGACGAGACCGACGCCGGTCTCGTCGCACGAGGTCTCGATGCCCAGAACCAGCGGTCGGGCCGGTGCCCTCATGTCCTGCCCCCCGTCACGGTGCCGACGGCCCGCACGAGGCGGCTCCGGCTCTCATGAGGCGGCTCTGGTGTCCCGCAGGACGGCCGCCTCGATCCGGTCCAGCAGCGTCCCGTAACCGACGGTGTCGATCGGCCGGACGCGCATCACGTAGGCGTCTCCGCCCGACGGCTGGTAGTAGCCGCGGCGGACACCGAGATCGACGAAGCCGAGCCGGGTGTAGAGGGCCCGCGCCGGCCGGTTGTCGGTACGGACCTCGAGCCCGCAACTGCGGGCGCCCCGCCGCCGCGCCTCCCGGAGCTGGGCGATCATCAGGCGCGACCCGAGGTGACGCCCACGCATGGCCGGGAGGACCCCGATCGTCTGGATGTAGGACTCGTCGCCCTGCAGTGCCAGCCCGGCGTAGCCGACGATCGAGCCGTCCGCGACCGCGGCCAGGTAGTGCCGGTTGTCACCCTGCGCGAGCTCGGACCAGAAGAGCTCGCCCGACCAGGGGTCCAGGTCGAACACCTGCCGTTCCAGGGACGCGATCTCGCCCAGGTGCCACCAGCGCATCGGCACGAGGTCGACGTCGCCCGGTGCCGGGTCTGGCACCGGGTTGACAGCAGCCGCGCTCATACCGGCATCGTCCCGATCGGCGCGGCTCCGGCCGGCGTGCCTCCGGCGGACGTCGGCCCGGTGGCGGCGGCCGGCGCCCGCGCCGGCTCCGGGCGCGAAGCGGTGACGGGCTTGGGGCCACGGGGCTCGGCGGCGTCGGGGCGCCGCAGGTAGAGAGGGGTGAGCGGGCCGGGATCACGCCCACCCGCGATGTCCGCCGCGACGAGGCCGGCGAGCAGCTCCGGCGCCGGATACTCCGGCTCGGCTCCACCTCGCCCACCGGCGGGCGGAGTGCCGAAGCCGGCGAAGGCATCCGGATACAGGCCGGTGCCGGGTCCGGTCACCCGTTCGACGCCGGCGGCGCGCAGCTGCGCGGCGACCGCCGCCGGAGCGCCCACGCCCGGCTCACCGACGCGCGTTCCGCCCTGGTAGCGGGCCCAGAAAACCTCACGGCGACGCGCGTCGGTGACGACGCCGACCGGGCCGGTCGTCGCGGCCCCGATGCCGTCCAGGGAGCAGACGCCGTAGACGGGGACACCGAGCGCGGCGGCGAACGCGGCCCCGGTGACCATGCCGACGCGCAGGCTGGTGAACGGGCCCGGGCCGGCCCCGACGACGACGGCGAGCACCTCGGGCGGCCGGACGCCGGCCGTGTCGAGCACGTCGCGCGTCAGCGGCGCCAGCAGCTCACCGTGGCGGCGGGCGTCCCAGACCACCCGGGAGGCACGGACCGACGGCCCGGCGGGCGGCGAGCCGAACTCGACCAGCGCGACCGCGCAGGCCGCCGTCGAGGTGTCGAGCGCCAGGACGAGCACCCGACCAGCCTACGGACCCGAGCGACCGGGCCCACACCCGGCGCGCGGCAACCGGCGCGCGGGGCTGATCGATCCGTGTGCCGAGCATCTGCTCGGCCGATCGGCCGGCGCGTCCGCACCGGCCTCCGGAAGGACTCCCGCGCCACCGACTCCCCGGAAATCAGCAGAAAACCCGCGGGACGGCGCCGGCGACGATGAAACTCCCGCGGACGCGTCAAAGACCGGAGAATCAGTCGTATGCCCGACGGGAATATCGGGCCGGAAATCCGCGCGGGCGAAAGAAACGCATTCCCCGGCAGTCGCGGCCGGTAACAAGAGGTAACACGGCGCCGGCCCGGACCCCCGAGCCCCCGGCCCGAGACCCCCGAGAAATCACAACGGAGGCACCACCAGAACCACGCGGCCCGACCGGAGCAGGCCGGACCAGCGGAGCGGGGCCGAGCCGGCGCGGCCACCGCCACCACCGGAAAACCAACAGGAACCAAACGTTCCGGGTGGCGCGGCGGCCCCGCACCACGGTCGCGCCGCGGTCTGACCGCGGCCGGACGCGTCAGACCGGTCCCGGCAGGTGCGCCGGGACCGGTCCGGGAGGGAACCTAGTGGGTCAGCCGGCCGGCGCCGCCGGAGCGGAGCCTGATCCGGGGGTCCACGCCGCCGGCCGACGCGCCGGTGCGAGCCAGTACCGGCCCGGCGCCGAGGGCGCCCGCACCGCGCGTCGCGATCCCGCCGGAACCGGCGGCTCCGTGGCGGCGCGCGGCCGAGGGGGGCGAGGAGGGCGAGGCCGGCAGGGCCGGCCCGGGGGCCGGAGCGACCGGGGGGACCGGGCCGGCGGAGGCCGCCTGCGCACCGGAGCCCGCCGGCGGGAAGGCCGGCCGCAGGGGGGTCCAGCCCGTGTAGCCGAGCATCCGCAGCGCCGAGGCGGTGAGCTTCTGCGCGACCTGCTCGACCGACCAGCCGAGGGTGTCGAGCAGGTCGACGATCACCCGCTCGTCGAAGACCGAGGCCCACAGCAGCACCGCGTACTCCGGTTCCTGGGGGGGCAGCACACCGCCGTCCACCAGGCCGAGCACGACCGGCGAGAGCACCTGGTGCAGCTTGGAGACGAGGTCGTCACGGCCCTGCAGCCGGGCGAGGTACCCCTGGGCGGAGCGCACGTGCACCGCCGCCCGACCCCACCGCGCGGCCGAGCGGACCCACACCTCGCAGACGACCTCGAAGTTGCCCAGGTGGTCCTCGCCGACCGCCAGGGCGCGGATGTCGGTCACCAGCACGTCGATGAGCTGGAGGTAGTACACGTCGAGGGCGTCATGGACGTCGACGAAGTGGCGGTACGCGGTCGCCGTCGAGACACCCGCCTCCGCGGCGAGGTCCACCAGACTGAAGCGACGGCCGTTGCGGGCGAGGAGCCGGCCCACGGCGTCGAGCAGATCACGCCGACTCGCGAGGAAGTCACTGCGTGTGCGACGAGACCGGGTCGACCGCTCGACCGGAGCGTCCACAAGGTCGGCAGCGGTGCTGCTGCGCACTCGCCCCCCTCTCCCGGCCACTACGGGCCATCCCGGTTCTCCGCGGCCGCACATGAAGCAGTCGAGCCGCTACATGCATGAACTTCGCGCCTACGCCGCCAATATAGCGGAACAACTCACAAACTACAGAACGTTGACTATTTGTCCTCAAGGGCTACTTGCCACGACACGGCCACCTGGGACGCGGTATAGGAACGGCGCCGGGGCCGAACATTAACACTGGGACATCTGACCTTAACATGATCTAGGTCACTCGCTGCTATGCCGCGGCTCACGTCCGGCCGGCAACGCCATTCCAGAACGTCAGCGGTAATTCACCGTTGGTGGGCCCCGATGTTCCTGGAATCACTTCGCCGGGTTACCCGAACATGCCCACCCGAATAGGTGCTAGGACGGCGCGGAGCCCGGCCGGGTGCCCGGCCGGCCCGGGAATTCCACCAGCGGCGGACGGTTCCCGCCCCGGGGCGGCCGGCAGGCGGAAGCCAGGCCCGCCCTCAGGACAGCG
This region includes:
- the tsaD gene encoding tRNA (adenosine(37)-N6)-threonylcarbamoyltransferase complex transferase subunit TsaD is translated as MRAPARPLVLGIETSCDETGVGLVRGGELLADALASSVDEHARYGGVVPEIAARAHLEAMVPTIELALRRAGLRPRDVDAVAVTSGPGLAGALLVGVAAAKAYALALGVPLHGVHHLAAHVAVDTLEHGPLPRPAVALLVSGGHSSLLLVPDLAAEPVESLGATVDDAAGEAYDKVARLLGMPFPGGPPIDAAAREGSPDIPFPRAKAGDGTFDFSFSGLKTAVARWVEARRRAGEPVPVADVAASFQEAVADVLTAKAVAACRAHGVDTLVVGGGVAANSRLRALAALRCEAAGLTLRIPRPGLCTDNGAMVAALGSLRVEAGVEPSPLDLPASSTLTL
- the rimI gene encoding ribosomal protein S18-alanine N-acetyltransferase, with translation MSAAAVNPVPDPAPGDVDLVPMRWWHLGEIASLERQVFDLDPWSGELFWSELAQGDNRHYLAAVADGSIVGYAGLALQGDESYIQTIGVLPAMRGRHLGSRLMIAQLREARRRGARSCGLEVRTDNRPARALYTRLGFVDLGVRRGYYQPSGGDAYVMRVRPIDTVGYGTLLDRIEAAVLRDTRAAS
- the tsaB gene encoding tRNA (adenosine(37)-N6)-threonylcarbamoyltransferase complex dimerization subunit type 1 TsaB yields the protein MLVLALDTSTAACAVALVEFGSPPAGPSVRASRVVWDARRHGELLAPLTRDVLDTAGVRPPEVLAVVVGAGPGPFTSLRVGMVTGAAFAAALGVPVYGVCSLDGIGAATTGPVGVVTDARRREVFWARYQGGTRVGEPGVGAPAAVAAQLRAAGVERVTGPGTGLYPDAFAGFGTPPAGGRGGAEPEYPAPELLAGLVAADIAGGRDPGPLTPLYLRRPDAAEPRGPKPVTASRPEPARAPAAATGPTSAGGTPAGAAPIGTMPV
- a CDS encoding TetR/AcrR family transcriptional regulator; amino-acid sequence: MRSSTAADLVDAPVERSTRSRRTRSDFLASRRDLLDAVGRLLARNGRRFSLVDLAAEAGVSTATAYRHFVDVHDALDVYYLQLIDVLVTDIRALAVGEDHLGNFEVVCEVWVRSAARWGRAAVHVRSAQGYLARLQGRDDLVSKLHQVLSPVVLGLVDGGVLPPQEPEYAVLLWASVFDERVIVDLLDTLGWSVEQVAQKLTASALRMLGYTGWTPLRPAFPPAGSGAQAASAGPVPPVAPAPGPALPASPSSPPSAARRHGAAGSGGIATRGAGALGAGPVLARTGASAGGVDPRIRLRSGGAGRLTH